Proteins encoded within one genomic window of Anopheles gambiae chromosome 3, idAnoGambNW_F1_1, whole genome shotgun sequence:
- the LOC1280981 gene encoding E3 ubiquitin-protein ligase makorin-2, giving the protein MDDYSSEPDTSSDDSSDQAETAETSGNYNNIQELDPTDLDHAEQDEECFATGDPEVPFEMCRQCGAYCLDPTDEGQRQIHHAHCSLEHQLRNDHLLELDISRDKTCYICLEVVMKKAARKRRFGILPNCSHTFCLSCIRLWRKSDKDRVRRACPVCRVRSNFVFPSYFWIEDEAAKQQVIQDYKHGCSLTDCKHFGKGTGVCPFGWKCFYRHALPSGELVAKSKPNRKARRKRPAAEPEAFAPAGMLWQQYDDGLSWD; this is encoded by the coding sequence ATGGATGATTATTCGAGTGAACCGGACACCAGCAGCGACGATTCAAGTGATCAAGCAGAAACCGCCGAAACGTCCGgcaactacaacaacatcCAGGAGCTCGATCCAACCGATTTGGATCACGCTGAGCAAGATGAGGAATGTTTTGCCACCGGCGATCCGGAGGTGCCCTTCGAAATGTGCCGACAGTGTGGTGCTTACTGTCTCGACCCAACAGACGAAGGGCAGCGGCAAATTCATCACGCGCACTGCTCTTTGGAACACCAGCTTAGAAACGACCATTTGCTTGAGCTCGATATTTCCCGCGACAAAACGTGCTACATTTGTCTGGAAGTGGTGATGAAGAAGGCGGCCCGGAAGCGACGGTTCGGCATACTGCCGAACTGTAGCCACACCTTCTGCCTAAGCTGCATCCGGCTGTGGCGCAAATCCGACAAGGATAGGGTTAGGCGCGCCTGCCCGGTGTGCCGAGTCCGGTCCAACTTTGTCTTTCCCAGCTACTTTTGGATCGAGGACGAAGCAGCGAAGCAGCAAGTTATCCAGGACTATAAACACGGTTGCAGCCTGACGGATTGCAAACACTTCGGCAAGGGTACCGGAGTTTGTCCGTTTGGTTGGAAATGTTTCTACCGTCATGCACTTCCGTCCGGCGAGCTGGTCGCTAAAAGCAAACCGAACCGTAAAGCCAGACGGAAGCGGCCTGCTGCTGAACCGGAAGCGTTTGCACCGGCGGGAATGCTTTGGCAGCAGTATGACGACGGCTTATCGTGGGATTAA
- the LOC1280980 gene encoding E3 ubiquitin-protein ligase makorin-2, translating into MPTFLKCDLCDKFCLALGDNDQNRRHKASCISAQVQEIDKVFSRKKTCAICLEVVLEKNPPAERRFGILPKCKHTFCVSCIKTWRSTTEYPETLRKGCPICRVHSSFFFPCKVWAEDEREKKRQYAIYRSILKKIDCKRYNQGAGACPFGERCHFRHGRAAEVTICI; encoded by the coding sequence ATGCCGACCTTCCTGAAGTGCGACCTGTGCGACAAGTTTTGCCTTGCCTTGGGTGACAACGATCAGAACCGCCGGCACAAGGCCAGCTGCATTAGCGCGCAGGTGCAGGAAATAGACAAGGTGTTTTCGCGCAAGAAAACGTGCGCCATCTGCTTGGAGGTGGTGCTGGAGAAGAATCCACCCGCTGAGCGCCGGTTTGGCATACTGCCCAAATGTAAGCACACGTTCTGCGTAAGCTGTATCAAAACCTGGCGCAGTACGACCGAGTACCCCGAGACTCTTCGGAAGGGATGCCCGATCTGTCGCGTACATTCgagctttttctttccctgcAAAGTTTGGGCGGAGGACGAGCGGGAGAAGAAGCGCCAGTACGCAATTTACAGATCGATTCTCAAAAAGATAGACTGTAAGCGCTACAACCAAGGTGCCGGTGCGTGTCCGTTTGGCGAGCGATGTCATTTCCGGCATGGGCGAGCCGCTGAAGTAACGATTTGCATTTAA